Proteins encoded together in one Chryseobacterium sp. G0201 window:
- the kduI gene encoding 5-dehydro-4-deoxy-D-glucuronate isomerase, translated as MTQSEFRYAHHPEDAKKYTTEDLRREFLINDLFNEDKIKLVYSMYDRLIVGGIMPSTQALKLEPTDDLKAENFLDRRELGIINVGGAGKVKVDGEVYELGNKEALYIGKGAKEVVFEKSGDDQPYFYINSAPAHHTYPTKKITKNEAEIVELGEEKYANKRTINKLIVNSVLETCQLQMGMTELHPGSVWNTMPSHTHTRRMEAYFYFDLEEGQTISHFLGQPQETRHIFMQNRQAVLSPEWSIHSGVGTSNYTFIWGMAGENMDYGDMDGIKTNELK; from the coding sequence ATGACACAATCAGAATTTCGTTACGCCCACCATCCAGAAGATGCAAAAAAGTATACCACTGAAGATCTTAGGAGGGAGTTTCTAATCAATGATTTATTTAATGAAGATAAGATAAAATTAGTCTATTCTATGTACGACAGGCTTATTGTAGGAGGTATCATGCCTTCAACACAAGCCTTAAAACTGGAACCAACAGACGATTTGAAAGCCGAAAATTTCCTAGACAGGAGAGAGTTGGGGATCATCAATGTTGGCGGTGCCGGAAAAGTAAAGGTAGACGGCGAGGTATATGAGCTTGGAAACAAAGAAGCTTTATATATTGGTAAAGGTGCAAAAGAAGTAGTTTTTGAAAAATCGGGTGATGATCAACCTTATTTTTACATCAACTCAGCTCCGGCGCATCACACTTATCCTACAAAAAAGATCACGAAAAACGAAGCCGAAATTGTAGAATTAGGTGAAGAAAAATACGCCAATAAGCGTACGATCAACAAACTGATTGTAAATTCTGTTCTTGAAACATGTCAATTACAAATGGGAATGACGGAACTTCATCCGGGAAGTGTTTGGAATACAATGCCTTCACATACCCACACCAGAAGAATGGAAGCTTATTTCTATTTCGATTTGGAAGAGGGGCAGACGATCAGTCATTTCTTGGGACAGCCTCAGGAAACGCGTCATATTTTTATGCAAAATCGTCAGGCTGTGCTATCTCCGGAATGGTCTATCCACTCAGGAGTAGGAACTTCTAATTATACTTTTATATGGGGTATGGCCGGGGAAAATATGGACTACGGCGATATGGACGGTATCAAAACTAACGAACTAAAGTAA
- a CDS encoding gluconate 5-dehydrogenase translates to MNLFDLSGKVAVVTGGTHGLGMAMAEGLAAAGAELAITSTTPSKLEEALNYYHDKGYKATGYLFDVTDELEAAQKVALMEATHGKIDILVNNAGIIKRVPAIEMEVEDFRKVIDVDLTGPFIMSKLIGKHMIKRKSGKIINICSMMSELGRDNVVAYASAKGGLKMLTKNLATEWAKHNIQVNGIGPGYFATSQTEPIRVDGHPFNDFIISRTPEGRWGNPEDLAGTAIFLASDASRFINGQIIYVDGGILATIGKPANE, encoded by the coding sequence ATGAATTTATTTGATTTATCCGGTAAAGTAGCCGTTGTAACTGGCGGTACTCACGGATTAGGAATGGCAATGGCAGAAGGTCTTGCCGCTGCAGGTGCTGAACTGGCGATCACAAGTACGACACCGTCAAAATTAGAGGAAGCTTTAAACTATTATCACGATAAAGGGTACAAAGCAACCGGTTATCTTTTTGATGTGACGGACGAACTGGAAGCCGCTCAGAAAGTAGCGCTTATGGAAGCTACTCATGGAAAAATAGACATCCTTGTCAACAACGCAGGAATCATCAAACGTGTTCCCGCTATTGAGATGGAAGTAGAAGACTTTAGAAAAGTAATTGATGTGGATCTTACAGGACCTTTTATCATGTCGAAATTAATCGGCAAACATATGATCAAAAGAAAATCCGGGAAGATCATCAACATCTGCTCAATGATGAGCGAGTTGGGACGTGACAATGTAGTGGCGTATGCTTCTGCAAAGGGCGGTCTGAAAATGCTTACCAAAAATCTGGCGACAGAATGGGCAAAACATAATATTCAGGTGAACGGAATCGGTCCCGGATATTTTGCAACTTCTCAGACAGAACCAATCCGAGTGGATGGACATCCTTTTAACGATTTTATCATTAGCAGAACTCCGGAAGGAAGATGGGGAAACCCTGAAGACCTTGCTGGAACGGCTATCTTCCTTGCTTCGGATGCAAGCAGATTCATCAACGGACAAATTATTTACGTGGATGGAGGGATTTTAGCGACGATCGGGAAACCGGCTAATGAATAA
- the uxaC gene encoding glucuronate isomerase yields MKPFITDNFLLQNKYAEELYFKYAEKQPIIDYHNHLIPKDIAEDTVFENISKVWIAGDHYKWRAMRTMGVNEKFITGDASDKEKFEAWAKTVPYTLRNPLYHWTHLELKRYFGIDELLNESNASEIYDNITAQLQTPEKSTRGLLKMMNVESLCTTEDPTDLLNYHQDLAKSDFSIKVSTAFRPDKAILIENHNFADYISKLGESAGIEINSYQTLCDALIKRIEYFHENGCRLCDHGLNNISFEEASESEVSAIFNDKLSGKVIAEKQVNQFKTAILLFLGEAYHKFGWVQQFHLGALRNNNERMHRILGPDTGWDSIGDFVQAETLSKLLNTLDGKDKLTKTILYNLNPADNEIFATMIGNFNDGSIKGKVQFGSGWWFLDQKDGMIKQMNALSNMGLISCFVGMLTDSRSFLSYPRHEYFRRVLCNLFGEEMKNGELPDDIELIGKTISDICYHNAKNYFDF; encoded by the coding sequence ATGAAACCTTTTATTACAGATAATTTTTTATTACAAAATAAATACGCTGAAGAATTATACTTCAAGTATGCAGAAAAGCAACCGATCATTGATTATCATAATCATTTGATTCCCAAAGATATTGCAGAAGACACCGTTTTCGAAAATATTTCAAAGGTTTGGATTGCAGGCGACCATTACAAATGGAGAGCAATGCGTACCATGGGCGTGAACGAAAAATTCATCACGGGAGATGCTTCAGATAAAGAAAAATTTGAAGCTTGGGCTAAAACGGTTCCTTATACATTGAGAAATCCTCTATATCACTGGACGCATTTAGAATTAAAAAGATATTTCGGAATTGATGAATTGTTAAATGAAAGCAATGCATCAGAAATTTACGATAATATCACCGCTCAGCTTCAGACTCCTGAAAAATCGACAAGAGGTTTATTGAAAATGATGAATGTAGAATCTCTGTGCACAACGGAAGATCCTACAGATCTATTGAATTATCATCAAGATTTGGCGAAAAGCGATTTCAGCATTAAAGTAAGTACCGCTTTCCGTCCTGATAAAGCGATTTTAATTGAAAATCACAACTTTGCAGATTATATTTCAAAACTAGGCGAATCAGCTGGAATTGAAATTAATTCTTACCAGACCTTGTGTGATGCTTTAATTAAAAGAATTGAATATTTCCACGAAAACGGATGCAGACTGTGCGACCATGGATTGAACAATATTTCTTTCGAAGAGGCTTCAGAATCTGAAGTTAGTGCAATTTTCAATGATAAATTATCAGGAAAAGTAATCGCTGAAAAGCAGGTGAATCAATTCAAAACGGCGATTTTATTATTCTTAGGCGAAGCATATCACAAATTTGGATGGGTTCAGCAATTCCACTTGGGAGCGTTGAGAAATAATAACGAAAGAATGCACAGAATTCTAGGTCCGGATACGGGTTGGGATTCTATCGGTGACTTCGTTCAGGCTGAAACTTTGTCTAAATTATTAAACACTTTAGACGGAAAAGATAAATTAACAAAGACGATTTTATATAACTTAAATCCTGCCGACAACGAGATTTTCGCTACAATGATCGGGAATTTCAACGATGGAAGCATCAAAGGAAAAGTACAGTTCGGCTCAGGATGGTGGTTCCTTGATCAGAAAGACGGAATGATCAAGCAGATGAATGCCCTTTCAAACATGGGATTGATCAGCTGTTTCGTTGGAATGTTGACGGATTCCAGAAGTTTCCTTTCTTACCCAAGACACGAATATTTCAGAAGAGTATTGTGTAATCTTTTCGGTGAAGAGATGAAAAATGGTGAATTACCTGACGATATCGAACTGATTGGTAAAACAATTTCTGATATTTGTTATCATAATGCTAAAAATTATTTTGATTTTTAA
- a CDS encoding sugar kinase — MSSKIVTFGEVIMRLSPPGNRAMKQSHEMEFFFGGTELNVASSLATMGCDVRHISSVSDDFVGESAVSFIKSFGIDTTFINKNEHPLGLYFLEVGSSVRASRIAYNRLNGSFANIKSEEIDWKKALEGCNYFHWTGISPGISKSAYESLKEGLQTARELGIEVTSDPAYRSNLWKYGKNGNEVLKELVSYSTIFIGGVNEINEILGTQFSSDKEGFIEACKELKLQIPSIHKIFDKIRIGVTASSQQTQGRALVDGNYFETELLEVNPVVDRIGTGDAFAAGLIYGLINFDDEKALKFANAACAIKHTILGDINYSSAEDILEVMNGDSGGRIKR, encoded by the coding sequence ATGAGCAGCAAAATAGTCACATTCGGAGAAGTCATCATGCGACTTTCGCCACCCGGAAACAGAGCGATGAAGCAAAGCCACGAAATGGAATTTTTTTTCGGCGGAACAGAGCTTAATGTAGCATCTTCATTGGCAACAATGGGTTGTGACGTGAGACATATCAGTAGTGTTTCTGATGATTTTGTGGGTGAATCGGCGGTTTCTTTCATTAAAAGTTTTGGCATTGATACGACTTTTATCAACAAAAATGAACATCCTTTAGGTTTGTATTTTTTAGAAGTTGGTTCATCAGTTCGTGCCAGCAGAATTGCGTATAATAGATTGAACGGTTCTTTTGCCAACATTAAATCTGAAGAAATTGACTGGAAAAAAGCCCTTGAAGGCTGCAACTATTTCCATTGGACTGGCATTAGCCCCGGAATTTCCAAATCGGCTTATGAAAGTTTAAAAGAAGGTTTACAAACAGCCCGTGAACTGGGAATTGAAGTGACTTCAGACCCGGCTTACCGCTCAAACCTTTGGAAATACGGCAAAAACGGGAATGAAGTTTTGAAAGAATTGGTTTCATATTCAACGATTTTCATCGGTGGAGTGAATGAAATTAATGAAATTCTCGGAACTCAGTTTTCATCAGATAAAGAAGGTTTCATTGAAGCCTGTAAAGAATTAAAACTACAAATTCCTTCTATTCATAAGATTTTCGACAAGATAAGAATTGGCGTTACAGCAAGTTCTCAGCAAACGCAGGGAAGAGCTTTGGTTGATGGAAATTATTTTGAAACGGAGCTTTTAGAAGTTAATCCTGTAGTCGACAGAATTGGAACAGGAGATGCTTTTGCAGCAGGTTTAATTTATGGTTTGATCAATTTTGATGACGAAAAAGCATTAAAATTTGCCAACGCAGCATGCGCGATAAAACACACCATTTTAGGTGATATTAATTACAGCAGCGCAGAAGATATTCTGGAAGTGATGAACGGAGATTCCGGTGGACGCATCAAGAGATAA
- a CDS encoding bifunctional 4-hydroxy-2-oxoglutarate aldolase/2-dehydro-3-deoxy-phosphogluconate aldolase codes for MTKIQSVTNTIIKQGVLPLYYNADETVTLEILRALYKAGIRAVEYTSRGEAALSNFTKMVEIRNAEMPEMLLGIGTIKNVQQAEEYYKVGADFFISPGFVAEVAEFLIPKDLLYSPGCMTPTEIIAAETAGVTFIKLFPGNSLGTGFMSAIKDVFPNLKFMPTGGVDTTKESIESWFKAGVSAVGMGSKLVSKELMLAKDYTTIENETKKVLEIIQTLK; via the coding sequence ATGACAAAAATTCAATCAGTTACAAATACGATCATCAAGCAAGGGGTTTTGCCTCTATATTACAATGCTGATGAGACAGTAACTTTAGAAATATTGAGAGCACTTTACAAAGCAGGAATCCGTGCGGTAGAATATACAAGCCGTGGTGAAGCTGCATTGAGTAACTTCACGAAGATGGTAGAAATCCGTAATGCTGAAATGCCGGAAATGCTTTTGGGAATAGGAACAATAAAGAATGTACAGCAGGCTGAAGAATATTATAAAGTAGGCGCAGATTTCTTTATCAGTCCGGGTTTTGTGGCGGAAGTTGCAGAATTTTTAATTCCAAAAGATTTGCTGTACAGTCCGGGTTGTATGACTCCGACGGAAATTATTGCAGCTGAAACTGCAGGCGTAACTTTCATTAAATTATTCCCAGGTAACTCTTTAGGAACTGGATTTATGAGTGCCATTAAAGATGTTTTCCCTAATCTGAAATTCATGCCGACCGGTGGTGTTGATACCACAAAAGAAAGCATTGAAAGCTGGTTCAAAGCAGGTGTTTCTGCCGTGGGAATGGGAAGCAAATTGGTAAGCAAAGAATTGATGCTTGCTAAAGATTATACAACCATTGAAAACGAAACTAAAAAAGTGCTGGAAATTATTCAGACTTTAAAATAA
- a CDS encoding MFS transporter, translated as MSSVKSLKPTTYRWTICLLLFLATTINYLDRQVLSLTWKDFIAPEFHWNNNDYGNITALFSIFYAVGMLFAGKFVDWMDTKKGFLWAIGIWSIGAVLHAFCGIATSGILTGNWLAGFHGSKELISTVSNTSAIISTSVTLFIFARFVLAIGEAGNFPAAIKTTAEYFPKKDRAFSTSIWNAGATVGALAAPLTIPFIAKSMGWEWAFIIIGALGFVWMGLWVFVYKKPHLHKRVNEHELTYINQDQDDLPNEDTSVPEKVFTFKECFSYRQTWAFAFGKFMTDGVWWFFLFWTPAYLSSVYGMDSTQSALPLFVLYMITLLSIIGGWLPKYFVEKKGMNAYTGRMKAMLIFAFFPLLALLAQPLGTATYWIPVLIIGIAGAAHQAWSANIFSTVGDMFPKKAIATITGIGGMAGGIGSFIINKSSGVLFDHAHKAWSTVDGVPLLEKYPQYINDRLPDGFFEQLKKSGAVVSDGIDKGYMIIFSICAVAYLIAWVVMKTLVPKYKVISK; from the coding sequence ATGAGTTCAGTTAAATCTCTTAAGCCGACTACCTACAGATGGACGATATGTCTCCTGTTATTTCTTGCAACTACGATCAATTATTTGGATCGTCAGGTATTGTCATTAACATGGAAAGATTTTATCGCACCCGAATTTCACTGGAATAACAACGATTACGGAAACATCACTGCATTATTTTCTATATTTTATGCGGTTGGGATGCTTTTCGCAGGAAAGTTTGTGGATTGGATGGATACGAAAAAAGGTTTTCTTTGGGCAATCGGTATTTGGTCTATTGGTGCGGTTTTACATGCATTTTGTGGGATTGCCACATCAGGAATTCTTACCGGAAACTGGCTAGCTGGTTTTCATGGTTCAAAAGAACTGATTTCTACGGTTTCCAATACCTCTGCGATCATCAGTACGAGTGTTACGCTGTTCATTTTTGCACGTTTTGTACTGGCAATTGGTGAAGCAGGAAATTTTCCGGCAGCAATTAAAACTACGGCGGAATATTTCCCTAAAAAAGACAGAGCATTTTCTACAAGTATCTGGAATGCAGGAGCAACAGTCGGAGCTTTAGCAGCACCACTTACGATCCCTTTTATTGCAAAATCAATGGGTTGGGAATGGGCATTTATCATTATTGGTGCTTTAGGATTTGTATGGATGGGACTTTGGGTATTTGTTTACAAAAAACCGCATTTACACAAGAGAGTTAACGAACATGAATTAACCTATATTAATCAGGATCAGGACGATCTTCCCAATGAAGACACTTCTGTTCCGGAAAAAGTATTTACATTCAAAGAATGTTTCAGTTATAGACAGACTTGGGCGTTTGCATTTGGAAAATTTATGACAGACGGCGTTTGGTGGTTCTTTTTATTCTGGACACCGGCTTATTTAAGTTCAGTGTATGGGATGGATTCCACACAAAGTGCATTGCCATTATTCGTTCTTTATATGATCACTTTATTGTCGATCATCGGTGGTTGGCTTCCAAAATATTTTGTTGAAAAGAAAGGAATGAACGCTTACACAGGAAGAATGAAAGCGATGTTGATTTTCGCATTTTTCCCTTTGTTAGCACTTTTAGCACAACCATTGGGTACTGCAACCTATTGGATTCCTGTTTTAATTATTGGAATCGCAGGAGCAGCACATCAGGCTTGGTCAGCAAATATCTTCTCAACAGTAGGAGATATGTTCCCGAAAAAAGCAATTGCAACCATCACAGGAATTGGCGGAATGGCAGGAGGAATTGGTTCATTTATCATTAATAAATCTTCAGGAGTATTATTCGATCATGCTCATAAAGCTTGGTCAACAGTGGACGGAGTTCCTTTGTTGGAAAAATATCCTCAGTACATCAACGATCGTTTACCGGATGGTTTCTTTGAGCAGTTAAAAAAGTCCGGAGCAGTAGTTTCAGACGGAATTGATAAAGGATATATGATCATTTTTTCAATCTGCGCGGTTGCTTACCTGATCGCATGGGTTGTAATGAAAACATTGGTTCCTAAATATAAAGTGATAAGTAAATAA
- a CDS encoding tagaturonate reductase, with protein sequence MENQTKQKLNRELHGYQEKLPIKIVQFGGGNFMRGFTDYVIDKLNKEAGFNAGIVNVQPTAGGSVHKLEEQDNLYTLFSRGIKKGEIIDIKQVISAIQKSINPYTNYDEFLALAKEEELEFIFSNTTETGIAYDESENDYAGPHKNFPAKLTVLLHERFKYFNGAEDKGLRIIPCELIEDNAFALKEIILKYAQLWNLEANFAQWIEQNNYFHNTLVDRIVPGYPKDDSGTYEDQLDYEDKMMVVSETFLLFVIQDAANLKERIPFDKIDEQILVVDDIQPYRLRKVRILNGGHTLMLAPAILSGKETVKESIDNQFLGKFLNETIFNEVNPTLGLDENELKDFTEEVFDRFRNPFIKHYQASIALYFVSKFKVRILPSLLKYVEINHKLPLNLTFSLASLIRFYQGNFGEKSLPINDEEAIVNRFKEIWANEDYEKVAELALSETIFWDTDLTKVNGLKSAVAKALWEIDHNDIETAYHNFIQFYS encoded by the coding sequence ATGGAAAATCAGACAAAACAAAAATTAAATCGTGAATTACATGGTTATCAGGAAAAACTTCCAATCAAAATTGTACAGTTTGGAGGTGGGAATTTCATGAGAGGATTCACAGATTATGTGATTGATAAATTAAATAAAGAAGCAGGATTTAATGCAGGAATCGTAAACGTTCAGCCAACAGCAGGCGGTTCGGTTCATAAACTGGAAGAGCAGGATAATCTATACACGCTTTTTTCAAGAGGAATTAAAAAAGGGGAGATCATCGATATAAAACAGGTGATTTCTGCGATTCAGAAGTCGATCAATCCTTATACAAATTACGATGAATTCTTAGCGTTGGCGAAAGAAGAAGAATTAGAATTTATCTTTTCCAATACAACAGAAACAGGAATTGCTTATGATGAATCAGAAAATGATTACGCTGGTCCGCACAAGAATTTTCCTGCGAAACTAACGGTTTTATTACATGAAAGATTCAAATATTTCAATGGAGCAGAAGATAAAGGGTTGAGAATTATTCCTTGTGAATTAATTGAAGACAATGCATTTGCTTTAAAAGAAATTATCTTAAAATATGCCCAACTTTGGAATTTAGAAGCTAACTTTGCGCAATGGATTGAACAAAATAATTATTTCCATAATACGTTGGTAGACAGGATTGTTCCAGGTTATCCAAAAGATGATTCAGGTACGTACGAAGACCAATTGGATTATGAAGATAAAATGATGGTCGTTTCTGAAACTTTCTTGCTTTTTGTGATTCAGGATGCGGCAAATTTAAAGGAAAGAATCCCTTTCGATAAAATTGACGAACAGATTTTGGTTGTTGATGATATTCAGCCGTATCGTTTAAGAAAAGTAAGAATTTTGAATGGCGGTCACACATTAATGTTGGCTCCGGCGATTTTATCAGGAAAAGAAACGGTAAAAGAATCTATCGATAATCAATTTTTAGGTAAATTTTTAAATGAAACGATTTTTAATGAAGTAAATCCTACTTTAGGTTTAGATGAAAATGAATTGAAAGATTTTACTGAAGAAGTTTTTGACAGATTCAGAAATCCATTCATTAAGCATTATCAGGCAAGTATCGCGTTGTATTTTGTTTCTAAATTTAAAGTGAGAATTCTTCCGAGTTTGTTAAAATATGTTGAAATTAACCATAAATTACCGCTTAATTTAACCTTCTCATTGGCAAGTTTAATCAGATTCTATCAAGGGAATTTTGGTGAAAAATCTCTACCGATAAATGATGAAGAAGCGATAGTAAACAGATTCAAGGAAATCTGGGCAAACGAAGATTACGAGAAAGTCGCAGAATTGGCGTTAAGCGAAACCATTTTCTGGGACACAGACCTTACAAAGGTTAACGGTTTGAAATCTGCAGTAGCAAAAGCATTGTGGGAAATTGATCACAACGATATCGAAACTGCATATCACAACTTTATACAATTTTATTCTTAA
- a CDS encoding UxaA family hydrolase, whose protein sequence is MQKKVLKVNPKDNVAVALVDLTQGETVTLGKLTYDIIKDTKAKHKFVTEDLAIGDEIIMYGVLVGKASQPIQKGEVITTENVKHQSAKVEGKTETTAWTAPNVEKWKDKTFMGYHREDGQVGTENVWLFFPLVFCENRNVEILKDVFEKELLFEKATKHQLLLRSLINNSEAETVVEEDQNSRVFKNIEVKFITHQGGCGGIRQDAEALGRLLAGYVNNPNVAGATVLSLGCQNLQVQIFTDALQKISPDNKKPIIVYEQQKSGTVDEMLNGIIKDSYEAIKQANEIERKPAPISKLVLGLECGGSDGFSGISANPVLGQLSDLMAGIGGSTILSEFPELCGVEQELVNRCVNEDDAERFLQLMKDFEESVIAAGSGFDMNPSPGNIKDGLITDAMKSAGAAKKGGSSPINDVLDFTEYIKEPGLNLLCTPGNDVECTTALVGSGSNVVLFTTGLGTPTGNPVVPVVKISSNTSLSQRMPDIIDFNTGDVITGEKTIDEKAEELLEFIIEVASGEVKTKAAILNQNDFIPWRRGVSL, encoded by the coding sequence ATGCAAAAGAAAGTACTGAAAGTAAATCCCAAAGATAATGTAGCAGTGGCATTGGTTGATCTGACGCAGGGGGAAACTGTTACTTTGGGTAAACTTACTTATGACATTATAAAAGACACGAAGGCGAAACACAAATTCGTGACCGAAGATCTTGCGATTGGAGATGAGATCATTATGTACGGTGTTTTGGTGGGAAAAGCGAGTCAGCCGATCCAGAAAGGAGAGGTTATAACGACTGAAAACGTTAAGCATCAAAGTGCAAAAGTAGAAGGCAAAACAGAAACAACGGCTTGGACAGCTCCGAATGTTGAAAAATGGAAAGATAAAACTTTCATGGGTTATCACAGAGAAGACGGGCAGGTTGGAACAGAAAACGTTTGGTTATTTTTTCCATTGGTTTTTTGTGAAAACAGAAATGTTGAGATTTTAAAAGATGTTTTTGAAAAGGAATTGTTATTCGAAAAAGCAACAAAGCATCAATTATTACTAAGATCATTAATCAATAATTCTGAAGCGGAAACTGTCGTTGAAGAAGATCAAAACTCTAGAGTTTTTAAAAATATTGAAGTTAAATTCATCACGCACCAAGGCGGTTGTGGCGGAATTCGTCAGGACGCGGAAGCATTGGGAAGGTTATTGGCAGGTTATGTGAATAATCCGAATGTAGCCGGAGCAACGGTTTTGAGCTTAGGATGTCAGAATTTACAGGTTCAGATTTTTACAGATGCATTGCAAAAAATAAGTCCGGATAATAAAAAACCGATCATCGTTTACGAGCAGCAAAAATCGGGAACAGTTGATGAAATGCTGAACGGAATCATTAAAGATTCTTACGAAGCCATCAAGCAAGCCAATGAAATCGAAAGAAAACCAGCTCCAATTTCAAAACTCGTTTTAGGATTGGAATGTGGTGGTTCAGACGGTTTTTCAGGAATTTCTGCTAATCCGGTTTTAGGACAATTATCAGATTTAATGGCGGGAATCGGAGGTTCAACTATTCTTTCTGAATTTCCGGAATTATGTGGAGTAGAGCAGGAATTGGTGAATCGTTGCGTGAATGAAGATGATGCAGAAAGATTTTTACAGCTAATGAAAGATTTTGAAGAATCAGTCATTGCTGCAGGATCAGGCTTTGATATGAATCCATCGCCGGGGAATATTAAAGATGGACTAATAACCGACGCCATGAAATCTGCAGGAGCGGCTAAAAAAGGCGGTTCATCACCAATAAATGATGTGCTTGATTTTACGGAATATATCAAAGAACCGGGCTTAAATTTATTATGCACACCCGGGAATGACGTGGAATGTACAACTGCTTTGGTTGGTTCAGGCTCAAACGTAGTTTTATTCACGACAGGTTTGGGTACTCCAACTGGAAATCCGGTTGTTCCCGTTGTAAAAATTTCGTCAAACACTTCTTTGTCACAAAGAATGCCCGACATCATTGATTTCAACACAGGAGACGTGATCACAGGCGAAAAAACAATCGACGAAAAGGCAGAAGAGCTTTTAGAATTTATCATCGAAGTCGCAAGCGGAGAGGTAAAAACAAAAGCCGCAATTTTGAATCAAAACGATTTTATTCCTTGGAGACGGGGAGTAAGTTTATAA
- a CDS encoding LacI family DNA-binding transcriptional regulator — protein sequence MNKKSATIYDISKKINVSVATVSRALNDHPRISQATKDLVKKTAKEMNYKQNNLAKALKSGETKNVGIIVPFVNTNFFSSVIRGIEEELSPHGYHVIICQSHEDVNIEKRHLNTLLNAQVDGIFMSVSRTTIDTEHIQSILDTTNTPIIFFDRKKDIPGISTIVIDDYRGGYMATEHLIKEGYKNICHFAGDLNLEIYQNRLNGYKQALIDHNFQVKEDNIIITGSSIDEGIDAIKKLWDGKSVPDAIFSSSDFAALGACQELKKRKIKIPQEVAVIGFSNEPFTQFMELSMSSVDQTPVIMGKMAGQVFIESVKENGSGVSIEKKVVLAPQLYIRKSSKRK from the coding sequence ATGAATAAGAAAAGTGCCACCATATACGATATTTCAAAGAAAATTAATGTGAGTGTGGCTACTGTTTCCAGGGCGCTTAATGATCATCCGAGGATAAGTCAGGCAACGAAAGATTTGGTGAAGAAAACCGCCAAAGAAATGAACTATAAGCAGAATAATCTTGCCAAAGCCCTAAAAAGTGGTGAAACAAAAAACGTAGGAATTATCGTTCCTTTTGTGAATACCAACTTCTTCTCCTCCGTCATCCGTGGAATCGAAGAAGAACTTTCTCCGCACGGTTATCATGTTATTATTTGTCAGAGTCACGAAGATGTTAATATTGAAAAAAGACATTTAAATACGTTGCTGAACGCTCAGGTTGACGGGATTTTTATGTCCGTTTCAAGAACGACAATTGATACAGAGCATATTCAGAGTATTTTAGATACAACCAATACGCCGATCATCTTTTTTGACAGAAAAAAGGATATTCCAGGCATCAGTACGATCGTTATTGATGATTACCGAGGTGGTTATATGGCTACCGAGCATTTAATTAAAGAAGGTTATAAAAATATTTGTCATTTTGCAGGAGATCTTAATCTTGAGATCTATCAAAACCGTCTTAACGGCTACAAACAGGCATTAATTGACCATAATTTTCAAGTAAAAGAAGACAATATCATCATCACAGGAAGTTCGATCGATGAAGGAATTGATGCCATCAAAAAACTTTGGGACGGAAAATCTGTTCCGGATGCAATATTTTCTTCAAGTGATTTTGCAGCGTTGGGCGCTTGTCAGGAACTAAAAAAACGTAAGATTAAAATACCTCAGGAAGTAGCAGTTATTGGTTTCTCCAACGAACCTTTTACCCAATTTATGGAGCTTTCGATGAGTTCTGTGGATCAAACTCCCGTTATCATGGGGAAAATGGCCGGACAGGTGTTTATTGAAAGCGTAAAGGAAAATGGTTCCGGTGTTTCTATTGAGAAAAAAGTGGTATTGGCGCCGCAGCTTTATATTAGGAAGTCTTCGAAAAGGAAATAA